In Defluviimonas aquaemixtae, the sequence CGCATCCTTCAGCACCGGCGTGAAGAGCCCGCCCTCGATCGCCACCGCGACGGCCACGTCGGAAGGTTTCAGCTTCAGCATCCGGTCGCCAGCCCAGACAGCATTGGCGTCTGGCACGTCCTGAAGCGCCAGCGCGCAGGCCTTGATGATGAAATCATTCACCGAGAGCTTCACGCCACGCGCTTCGAGCTGACCGTTCAACTCTCCACGGAACTTCAACAGCGCATCGAGTTGCACCTCACGGCGCAGGTAGAAGTGAGGGATGGTCTGCTTGGCTTCGGTGAGTCGCGCAGCGATTGTCTTGCGCATCCCGTCGAGCGAAACTTCCTCGTATTCCCGGCCCTCGTACATCCGGGCGACCATCTCGGCGGACGGCCCGGCGGGAGGCGTCGCGAATGCTGCGGTCGGGGTGGCCGCCGCTGCGGGAGCCGCAGCTTTCGGCGCGGATGAGGCCGCCTCCACATCCGACTTCACGATCCTGCCATGCGGACCCGAGCCAGTCAGCATGGCGATGTCGATCCCCTTCTCCTTCGCGAGCCTCCGCGCGAGCGGTGAGGCAAGAACCCGCGTCCCCGCGGCGCTTGGGGCGGCCGGAGCCGGTGTGGCAGCAGGCGCGGGTGCCGCGGCCGGCGCGGACGCTGGTGCCGGGGAAGGAGCGGGGCTGCTTGGGGCCTCAGTCCTGGTCGCGGGCACGTCATCGGCGCTTTCGCCTTCCTC encodes:
- a CDS encoding pyruvate dehydrogenase complex dihydrolipoamide acetyltransferase: MATEILMPALSPTMEEGTLAKWLVKEGDTVSSGDIMAEIETDKATMEFEAVDEGIVGKILVAEGTAGVKVNTPIAVLVEEGESADDVPATRTEAPSSPAPSPAPASAPAAAPAPAATPAPAAPSAAGTRVLASPLARRLAKEKGIDIAMLTGSGPHGRIVKSDVEAASSAPKAAAPAAAATPTAAFATPPAGPSAEMVARMYEGREYEEVSLDGMRKTIAARLTEAKQTIPHFYLRREVQLDALLKFRGELNGQLEARGVKLSVNDFIIKACALALQDVPDANAVWAGDRMLKLKPSDVAVAVAIEGGLFTPVLKDAHQKTISALSAEMKDLAARARDRKLAPHEYQGGSFAISNLGMFGIDNFDAVINPPHGAILAVGAGAKKPVVKSDGEVGVATVMSMTLSVDHRVIDGALGAELLKAIVGYLENPMSMLA